GTTGATGCAATTTCATTTCTTGTAAATGATGAGTAAAGAATGAATAAAATTAGATAAAAGTTGCAAAGAACATTGTTCTTAGCACCTTCAGGAATATAAAAACCTGTTTGAAAACTTCCTCGTCCTTCAGTGCTAATGAAAGTAAAGTTGCATAATGCAATGACAAAACGATCATTAAGTGCTCTTTAGGCTATGATTCTACCATGACTGTGAATCCCAAAGAGTAGCACTATTGTCTTACAGTTGAAAAAACCTTCCTTTGCAGCCTAGGATATGACTATAACTCCTTAAATGTCATTTTGACCACAAACTGAGGACGCTGACCCAAAGCACTGATCCACTGGGGTAAGGTGGCACGACAGGAAAGGACACTGAAAAgcacaagcgaaaaaaaaaaaacattttacctCTCACATAGTGTTGTGAATGGCCAAATTTGTAGGCCATAAATTCTCCGGCATACCCACAGTTTATGTTGTGCATTTCCATGGGGTTTTATCACTAATAAAATACTATAATAATTCTCTCACTTAGTGTACCTAGTTTTTAAGAGTTGTTCTGTTCTAAGTTCTTGCTACTTAACCTATTCATTCCTCAggcccccagttgacaagtaaaatcgtcggACATTATGGCTTAAAGAAATTTACAATagagaaatataattttttcttATCTTGTCAAATTTTTGCTTCAGATTACAGCCACACAACCTACAATAGTCGTTCGAGCCGTCATAAGATTTCTGCGTAAAAGGCCTAGAATCTTTGAGGCTTTAGATTTTACCTCTCTAACTTGTGTATCCCATTGCAAATCATCTTGTATAGAGATACCCAGATATTTATGGCATGATACTATCCCTAGGGGTACATTTGACATCTGATAGCTAATGGTCGATTCTGAGTTGGATCTAGTTATAGACATAACATTGCATTTATCaaaattaaagtgcccctaaccccaaaatgtttttttcgctaaaatgaatctttgcacttgctcgaaacgcattgcggcaattttttcctttttctaacaaattctgccattttataggcttcgaaagttgcgaaaatccaagcatcttttgttcacgaccgagtcagaaggggagtgggtctattcctgatgtgacgtcacaaactgatttacattgcattaactctttgtaaacatgcatgcaaagtagattgtgacgtcacatcaggaatagacccattccCCTTCTGAGCCGGTCGGGAACTAACGATGCTTGGATTtacgcaactttcgaagcctatagaatggcagaatttgatagaaaaaggaaaaaattgccgcaaggCGTTTCGAactggtgcaaagattcattttagcgaaaaaacattttggggttaggggcactttaaggctCATTTGCTAGGTTTTGAAAGCAGAGAATTTCTCAAATATTCCTCGACTTCAGGAAACACGAAGAGGAGATTTGGAGGACGAGGACAGCTCGATAACGTTCAAATGTCCGCCATCTTCATTTTCCGAGAAACACCAAACCTTGAAAGCTTGGTTACCCAGTCAGTGCTATTAATCCAAGTATACctcaggtaccccaagctcagtgagaacatggccgacaaaaatgtAAGTAAAAGGCTCtaagaagataattatttgaaaaaatccCCAATTAAAAAAAGCTTactttattgccattgtgggtagtTACCTTTCTGtatggttattttccagatccaacgcgatttgagccatttctcaatttctcGGTTGTCCCGGCACCGTATTattaaaatcccaaggctgcacACTCTATTCTGGGGAGCCCACTagtttgagtcaaatattcctagaTAAAATGCTCCCACGGTCAAAATTCCACCTCAAAATTAATTGTCAAAGACTGAACTTTCATTttaacccaccatcaacgcaatagcagtcctgccaGCTAGCGACCTCAGGCAGTAGTTTGTTCACTCGATTGCAAGAAAACACCTTCCGGAAGATGTGCTTTACCGATTAATTGGCCACGGCGTCGACGCGGCgatttttaaaatggttagcttttacttATTGTTGCGTATATGAGCAGTTAATACCGTCAAATACCGATATTATAACGTTCGGCGTTTGGTATTCGGCGTTCTGCAAAATACCCCGGCCGAATAACACTACCACGTCGCCTACAAACACACCCATATGCTATACATTGCCTTTCCATACTTCCAACGATAAAATTAGTCTAGACAAACTTCAAATTactcaaaaaaaggaaaaggaaggaAACAATCGAGAATCAAGAAAGTTTTGACCCGAAGCCTCGTTTTCGCGCCTTATGAAACTAACTGACCGGTGGGACGTGGGCTcaaggcccatttccattagtagggataacgctcacatggtacaaaactagaacttcacattaccctctaatcagttaagtctatttaTAAGTGCAGCTGGGTTTGTCgtaccagggactaccaggatcaaattcaacgagtggtcagaacgggtcttgaacccgggatttccggatctcaaggcaagcgccctaaccactgagccacactgcctcctatattgaccaggtgaaatggttttgcgcatgcgtgatgtgttggccacaccgggttggtgttagcgtgtgtcacctcgctttctttgttgtttttcaactgtaataacagctattggACGGGGGTTCCCGCATTCGGGAATCGGGACCCACCCCAAATTTCATCGGTTTTCTTAGAATCGAGGCAACTGTCCCGGGTGtcaaagagcgggaaaaaaGCACGGGTCTTTCTGCTGAGCGCCAAGTGAGGAGAAGCAGTCAAGTTTTAAGACCAACACAATAAAAATAGCTTGATTCTCTTCATCGCGAATTACAGTTCGCGTTCTTAAGTTCTATTTAACTCACCTAACCCATAACATACTATTAATACTTTCCTAATTGTTAATTGCTTTAAATGTTTGGTTTTCTGAACGTTTAATTTAGTTCATGTCATATACCTTCTTGTCGTATTCCAAAAACACTGCGAATACATCATTCTCTTTGTTTATGTATCTCCACATAAACTCGGCCAAGTCCCAAGTCGGCCAACTAAATTTCATAAATTCACTGTCATTTATGTCAATATAGCCTGCGAAGCAAGCGGGTTGACAAATTTTAGACGCTTCTTTCCACCAGGGTTGACTTtgtttagggagtttaagcacgcgacgtttttgagcagCGGACCTCAACCAGAAgttagctgttttcccttttaacttgtcttgtcactACCACCTTTATACCACCTTCTATATCTTCACCGAGTAGGacggttttcattttattctaaaatacaaGCATATTTTCTTGGAAGTTGCCCTATGAGGAAATACTCATTTATATATTTGCCTTTAGTAAATGATAATGCGTGTGTTTTTGCCTcaaaaaagaatttgaagaCTATGCCTTCTGTTACCGATAAATAACGGAAAATTTCATCCCAAAGGAGTATTTTTCAAACCttcatttaaagtggtactacgaccaaaaaaaaaattttgtttttcctttggatttcaaaactatgttaactaaacactaacttacccaagttttaagttctgattttaaaaagacacctgtttattttagctggattTTTCTCATTTATTCGTCctccattactaactttaaaatattgagagagctgggtcgaggagaaaatgacgtcaaacacacacaagtttaagaatgcaatgcgtgtgtacgcggcctaattaatatgcagcacgggagtttcgggcttgcagacttttcaacccgtgttttgcatatatgataaattgcgtttacacgctgaaatttagtgagtaaatgacgtcattttctctagatccaaccctctgaggtccaatcggccagttttgaacgtgagtaatgggggaccatgaaatccaaaacttacacttaaaataaacagcctttggataaaactcaaagctcaaaattttgccagataggtgttaagcgaacacgctttcaaaatctgaagaaaaaaaggatatgattttttgatcatagtaccactttaatagcTTTGTTGTCAACAATGGTGCACACATCACGTTCTATAATGAATACATCACTAAGTGTCAGTGTTTTTACAGGAATGCATATTGATATTGTTCGATTTGCACCCACAAACACTGGAACAAAACAATTTAGCCTTCTTGCAACTGCAGCGGAGATTTGTACATCGAGTAGAGCATGAGCATGAAATGATTTCTTGGCAGGGGTTGACTTTCAATAGGAAGTTTAAGCACGCGgcgtttttgagccgcggacgtcaaccggaagttaactgttttcccttttaacttgtcttgtcactGCCAactttatattgctaagtatctttcctccattagagatgactaggttaaaaatctgggaaacaCTACTGTCCTGGCTTGCAGTATGTTCACTTTCCGTTACCGGCCGCGGCTCAAAAACATCGTGTGCTTAAACTTGCGTGGTCTAAAGTCAAACGAGAACGCGAGGGGGAAGCTTACGATATCTAGGTCCATTTCTCTGGTCAAAATTAGATAAGAAAGTCAGGAATTCGGAATTTTTAAATACGTTTAAAGCTAAAATCAGAAAATTAGATCTAGTTGGGCTGATGGAAGATAATTGTAAAAGTTGTACACTATGCAGTAGTTAAATAAGAATCCTGAAGCTAAAGAGCGGGAATTATGGATCTAAGATTTTACTCATGGATTGAAAATATTGGTCTTGGAGGGGATTAGTCTTCAACCAGTGGTTTTAGGAAGCATGGATTGGGTTTATGGAATACTGATATGtcaagatatatatatatatcttttagAGGGAACTAGTTTTAAAACACAGCGAATTTTTACgcttattacaaaaaaaaaaagtatttttgatcAGATTAATATATTTCTTCTTAACTTTTAATTCACTAGTAgttaggtgtccccaattagtttaaAGGTACGTATATGTAAGCTAGATCTACCTCACACATTAATAaagttattgattgattgattgattgattgattgattgattgaaggGGCAGAGGGGGAAGGCCTTTCCCGATTGCGCTGAGCACCTTTTTAGCCCTTTTTTGAGTTTGGAGCACTATTTTGCATTTTGAGCACCCTTAAGCACTTTTTCGCACTTTGGGCAACATTTGAGCAATATTTCACATTTCGAGCTACATATGTCTTCTAAAACATTTTAAAGCGAAAACTGTGTGTCGCTCGCAACGAGAATCGTGTTCCAGGTCATAAATTTGAATAACTATTGATGTTGTCAAGAATAAAAGACCGTTGTCATGGAAAGGCACGTAGACTTATCCTTAATGAGCGTGAGAACATAAGTTTCTGGTTGGCTGATGTATCATGTGTGTGTCATCTCAAATTTCTAAATCATCTGATGTCTAGGCCTTACACCTGTACTCAACCGGCTTTAGTTTTTTAAGAGCACAAATGGAAGCACTAAATCAGTCGGAAAACAATAGCACTGAAGACGAAGAAGTCATTGATCCAATTACAATAACAGCAAATACTGGAGCATCCCTAAGTGCTCCAGAAAGTGCTTCGATAGCACGAAAGCGAAAAGTTCCGATCAACAAAGAGAAGAACAAGCAAAGAGGAAGCGTCAAAACCACCAATGTGAGTACATGGGATCGTCTCAAAGAGTACCCAAACCAACACTTTGCCGTGGTAAAAGGAAAGCTTAGATGTAACGCCTGCAGCGAAGTTCTCAGTGATAAGAAAAGTTCTATTGAAAGACACacgaaatcaaagaaacacgagAAGGGCCTGGCTGACGGCGGGTCTAATCAgctcattgtttcaccaatacagaaagtatcctaaacattcttaaaagctaaccttaagcctaattaggcctaaacaaaaatttttaggcctaaggttagcttttaagaatgtttagtggtgaaacaatgacctgcaacctgtgacctgcgacctgtagattagacccgccgcttGGCTGATAAAGCGGTTTttaaatgagtgtcgtaaaaccaaaaccaaagtaattactttgtccAATAAAAAagcacggagacaatccagtaaaccaatcaaaactccaagtaattacacgtagccgacacaacgggaaaatgtgcacggacaagccgcgattggttttggtttcacttctgattggttgaaaaaaatggcgcgagaactttcaaccaatcactgagtgaagtaaatgcaaaaccaaagcaattcgctaattactttcgacactgaattgaaaaccgctctattgagAGAAATAAATCAGAACAGCAGCCCATCAAAGAATGCCTGCAGAAGAGGGCTAAACGGGAAAATGCAAGTGGATCAACGTTGCCTTCAGATATACAACTGTATCGGTATGAGCTTGTCGAGTCTGCTCTGCTGCTGATGGGGTCAACGTCGCATGCGAGGAGGACAAAGTCACTTGCAATTGGTGGGCTGCTCACAGAGATACCCTTCCACACTGGTGTGCACTTGTCAAGAAACTACTGCTGATTCAACCAAGTTCTGCTGCGACTGAAAGGGTTTTCAGTCTCCTTGCAAGTGCATTTACGTCACAGCAAGACCCTGCTCTGCAAGATTACCTGGAAGCGTCTGTCATGCTACGATACAATAAGGCAAAAAGAGTCTAACAATGTTATACGAAAACTCTAAATAGACAGAAGTAAgggccttcaaattttattatgCACGTGATAAAGCAATGTTACGTTCGTCGTTCCATGTGAAGTACCTTCACAAAATATTATTGTTCTATATTCTATCAACCTTTCGTAACAACCTGTCGAATAACACTACGCAAAATAGATTGTTAATTACTTCAGTAAAAATTGACATATTTACGAAAAAACTTAGAGGTAACTGTTCACAACTTTTAGCACTTTTTGAGCACTTTCTAGCCATTTTTGCCAGCACTTTCTTAGGATTTTACGAGCGCAATAGGGAAAGACCTAAACGGGGGGCGGGCGGAGAACATTGCACCCTAAGTCCTAAATtaatagagctgcgtcctaaagggatccaatgaaattagaggttgtaaagagctgtgTCCTATCTCTGAGAAAccgcctgcaatcaaccccTCAACAGTTTTGAAACCTCCTTTCGCCCACGGACGAAGAAAATAtcattcctgattggctgatcAGGTGTAAAAAAATCCGCATGTCAGTCAaagttatttttccttttcataaaaGTGTAAAGACAAAAAAGAGCGGAAAGAGCCGACAATCTGTTTTAAAAAACTTCCTTGCGGTAACTTGAATTTTCTGGTCTTCtcaaaaaaaacacagaaagaAGTGAAACCACTAATAAGGGACTGTTTGTTAAGGCACATTAAAAATGTGCCCCTCCCCAAAAGTGCGTATATCCAAAAAttaccccccctccccacccccagTTTATGCCACTGGACCAAAATTTTATCCCCCTTCCCCTCGAGAGAGTGTTGAGCTCTGATTGTGAAATAGCGTTTAACACGTTTTCGTGGACCGATAGACGTTTACGTCTTGGTTGATTACAAGGTGAATTTCAGCCCGGTTAGCAGGGCTGAGATTTCAGCCCGGGTTCTGAGAGAAATCCTCTTAATTAAAATGAAAGTGGCGGTTACATGGAGAAGGTTTCAGCTCGGGATGAAAATCCTACCCCGGTTTCTGAAACCGGGacaggaagatcgaaagagactctgggTTACAAATTTAGCGCAAACAACATACAAATCGCCTTTACAGCATTAACTAACACAATTGGAACCATAAGAAAACCCCAAATTCAAAATTCAAGGTGCCTGAATGATCCTTTAGATCCTTTTTCTAtaagtcaattccagcagtgcccacCCCACGTCCCCTACTAACCCCCATGACATTTTTCCACAATAGGGTCGTTTagacgagagaaaataagctgctgcttactctggccgcggcgaacataatacgcgaaaggaactatttatacgagtataaaactatttatacgagtataaactccatttatacggggtgttcgcgttttatgtaagccgcggcttattttctcccgtataaacgGCCATACTGCGTCGATTTGTTTTCAAGTGGGTTCGTCCGGGGAGCTGGAAGAGGAGGGTGTTGGGATGGGATGGGCATTTCCGGAAATTGCCGTTGCATTAGACATGTATCCTGAATAAAACGTTTAAGCATATTTTAAGCTACGGTTTATTTTAGTCCTCTAATAATCCCGAGCAAACGTCAAAAATTGTAGAGTATTAACACAAACATGAAACGCACATACAGTGCTTGGAACTGCGATCAATAAAGTACGTTGTCTTCAAAGCTGCGGATTGTCTGTTACGAAAGTCTACGCATATTACATCTCTCTTGTTTCGTCGTGATATTCATTGCTGACTCTCATCACCGCTTCCCACCAGAGGTTGCCGCTGATAGTATACGTGCGAATTGGCGGAGTGTCGTACCGGAAGATATGAGGCTCGTACGGTTTGAACCAGGACTTTCGGAAACGATCGTACTTACAAACGTCACCCCAAAAAGGACGCATTACTTGAAACCTCACCTCGATTTTACGGGCAATGGAAGGGATATCAATTGACGTTCCGCTACCTTTTACTTCTTCAGTAACCATTTCTCCGTTtaggaagaaagtgacaatcaTTTTTGACCGCCAAAGCCCTTCAGATATATACTTTACTTTTCCATCCATGGGCTGCTCATTTGTTTCAAGCTCCCTGTTGCCGAGTTCTTCTAAGACAGGTTCCACGTTTTCAGGCACGGGGCTAGGAGGTTCCTCGTTCTCGAGAGGCTTGTAAGAAGCGGAGCATTTGCCAGCTCTCCAGTCATGAAGATCTTCGTTCCTTTCTTTAGACAAATCAAATCTTACTTTGCTTCTCCGCGGAAGAGATTTGATTTCGCTCGGTTTAGCCTCATCATCGATCAATGAATACTTTCTGATCTCCTTTTTCAATCTTCGGTCAACATTTATTTCGTTATACACATGGGTCACAGTTGCTGTACCAACGTCTCTTACAGTATTTAAGGCAGTGTTGATGGCAAAATTCTTGAGCCCGTGCTTGACGTGTTCCACAGGATTTCGATTTTCCACAGAATCGTCCAATCGCTCCTCGATCATATGAAGAGGACAGCTGACCACTGCTTCCGTTCCATTCTCTGTTAGCATTCTGGGAATGGTTCGAGCCAGAGTGTTGCCAATGCGTTTTGCTCCAGTAAGAGATAGAATCTGTTCTCCTACGTCGCCCTTAAGGTTAGCCGATGCAGCGGATGCTTGGGCTCTCACGATACCTTTGGTGACAGCCCCACCTGCTGTACCTGTAGCAGCACCCACTGCAGCCCCGCATGCTGCACGCAAAGCTGCCTGCTTCCATGTGACATCCTCTCCATCCACAAACTTTCTTCCTACATCTGAGGCAACAGACGAAGCCACACCACCCACAGCACCCGTGGCTGCTCCAATTCCCATGTACTGACCAGCTGTGACGGCAGCCGACTCCAATGCAGTGCTTCCAATACCAGTTACTCCTAAAGTTATGCCTGCACCAGCAAGCCCAGTAATCGCACCACCTAAAAACCCGATGCCTGCCTTCATAAACCAGTCTTTGAGGCGGCACTCATCTACAACGGATTCTGCTC
Above is a window of Montipora capricornis isolate CH-2021 chromosome 6, ASM3666992v2, whole genome shotgun sequence DNA encoding:
- the LOC138051154 gene encoding uncharacterized protein, coding for MVEEECKSVLIVNDSADANITFYLYPRWDAICWLSTESIILKPGEKCHHSSKKGFQFKIVARFKDQRPTKTIVELQQWDGDKLFRVIDDQGTSSPTFIEEILTNQVEKSICLRKCQRDKELKTTRGQRNLYEILGLDMKKVREMSKEQQSEAIKSGFHAQIRIWHPDHNGGDEEVAKEILFAYEILRNEGKRARYNNLADYDEGLGLGLGWLSPKRYKAIFWTECVTKEQKKAYKKRLIFFALSALLTIGGIGTTVATAGLATPALIAIAASCAGGFVGAGLLSLQHTVRAESVVDECRLKDWFMKAGIGFLGGAITGLAGAGITLGVTGIGSTALESAAVTAGQYMGIGAATGAVGGVASSVASDVGRKFVDGEDVTWKQAALRAACGAAVGAATGTAGGAVTKGIVRAQASAASANLKGDVGEQILSLTGAKRIGNTLARTIPRMLTENGTEAVVSCPLHMIEERLDDSVENRNPVEHVKHGLKNFAINTALNTVRDVGTATVTHVYNEINVDRRLKKEIRKYSLIDDEAKPSEIKSLPRRSKVRFDLSKERNEDLHDWRAGKCSASYKPLENEEPPSPVPENVEPVLEELGNRELETNEQPMDGKVKYISEGLWRSKMIVTFFLNGEMVTEEVKGSGTSIDIPSIARKIEVRFQVMRPFWGDVCKYDRFRKSWFKPYEPHIFRYDTPPIRTYTISGNLWWEAVMRVSNEYHDETREM